One Oryzomonas sagensis DNA segment encodes these proteins:
- the rsfS gene encoding ribosome silencing factor — protein MPVKKTTAAEKPVLSSQERALKCAELAFDKKAFDIRALEISKVSSIADYLVIISGNSDKQNQAIADGIRTGLKQYGKIRDIEGESEGKWIVMDYGDVIVHIFSDQLRHHYKLDELWLLAPELDLPEQIRSARKEDDF, from the coding sequence ATGCCGGTAAAGAAGACGACAGCAGCAGAGAAACCGGTGCTTTCCTCCCAGGAACGGGCATTGAAATGCGCCGAGTTGGCCTTTGACAAGAAGGCCTTCGACATCCGGGCCCTGGAAATCTCGAAGGTCTCCTCCATCGCCGACTATCTGGTGATCATCTCCGGGAACTCGGACAAGCAGAACCAGGCCATTGCCGACGGCATCCGGACCGGCCTGAAGCAGTACGGCAAGATTCGGGATATCGAGGGGGAGAGCGAGGGGAAGTGGATCGTCATGGATTACGGCGACGTGATCGTGCATATCTTCAGCGACCAACTCCGCCACCACTACAAGCTGGACGAGCTTTGGCTCCTGGCGCCGGAACTGGACCTGCCGGAGCAGATCAGAAGCGCCCGCAAGGAAGACGATTTCTAG
- a CDS encoding 23S rRNA (pseudouridine(1915)-N(3))-methyltransferase RlmH: protein MKLRVVWVGKSKEEWVKEALADYAGRIRRYCPLELCEVRDEKGAGAEEMRRRECERLEKQIPPGATLVLLDERGRQMDSPGLAAFIGTQRDAGVGELVFAVGGAYGFSEEFRSRGRLLSLSKMTFTHQMVRVFLLEQLYRAFSILNNEPYHH from the coding sequence ATGAAACTCCGTGTAGTATGGGTGGGGAAGAGCAAGGAAGAGTGGGTTAAGGAGGCGCTGGCCGACTATGCCGGGCGCATCCGCCGCTACTGCCCGCTGGAGTTGTGCGAGGTGCGGGACGAAAAGGGCGCCGGGGCCGAAGAGATGCGGCGGCGCGAGTGCGAGCGGCTGGAAAAGCAGATTCCGCCCGGCGCGACCCTGGTGCTTTTGGACGAGCGGGGCCGCCAGATGGATTCCCCCGGATTGGCCGCTTTCATCGGGACACAGCGGGATGCCGGCGTCGGCGAGTTGGTTTTTGCCGTGGGCGGGGCCTACGGTTTTTCCGAAGAATTCCGCAGCCGTGGGCGGCTGCTCTCGCTGTCGAAGATGACCTTTACGCACCAGATGGTGCGGGTCTTCCTGTTGGAGCAGCTCTACCGGGCGTTCAGCATACTGAATAACGAACCGTATCATCATTGA
- a CDS encoding lysophospholipid acyltransferase family protein: protein MDASRIRAYLYLALFVPITFLFAASALVGTLLDGSGRLYAVHARLWARLALALAGVRVTVSGSEHLPAGPVVFMSNHQSNFDILALLAAMPRQIYWIAKKELFDIPVFGPSMRRGGYIPLDRGDGRKALKSMDNAAAIIREGKSVVMFPEGTRSLTRELLPFKRGGFILARKAGVPVVPVTINGSGRINPAGLIRLSRGNIAIVLHPPLVLPPDISKSEAETALMERTRATIVSALEH from the coding sequence GTGGACGCTTCCCGAATTCGGGCATACCTGTATCTGGCGTTGTTTGTTCCAATCACCTTCCTCTTCGCCGCCAGCGCGCTTGTCGGCACGCTGCTGGACGGCAGCGGGAGGCTCTACGCCGTTCACGCCCGGCTCTGGGCGCGGCTGGCCCTGGCCCTGGCCGGCGTCAGGGTGACGGTGAGCGGCAGCGAGCATCTCCCGGCCGGGCCGGTCGTCTTCATGAGCAACCACCAGAGCAATTTCGACATCCTGGCGCTCCTGGCGGCCATGCCGCGCCAGATCTACTGGATCGCCAAGAAAGAGCTCTTCGACATCCCGGTCTTCGGCCCCTCCATGCGGCGCGGCGGCTACATCCCCCTGGACCGGGGCGACGGCCGCAAGGCGCTGAAGAGCATGGACAACGCCGCGGCGATCATCAGGGAGGGGAAGAGCGTGGTCATGTTCCCCGAGGGGACCCGCTCCCTGACCCGGGAACTGCTGCCGTTCAAGCGCGGCGGCTTCATCCTGGCGCGCAAGGCCGGGGTGCCGGTGGTCCCGGTCACGATCAACGGCAGCGGCAGGATCAACCCCGCAGGCCTGATCCGGCTCTCGCGGGGGAATATCGCTATCGTGCTGCACCCGCCGCTGGTTCTGCCGCCGGATATTTCAAAAAGTGAAGCCGAAACAGCACTGATGGAGCGGACCCGTGCCACCATCGTTTCGGCCCTGGAGCATTGA
- a CDS encoding tetratricopeptide repeat protein — protein MDERIKKTAVNAAVIIVLTLLLFLAGTWWRLEAQFQAGEAAFSKGDFTGALAGYESAIHMYIPSHPTIEKAAQKLWLLGEIAERQGDVNRALIAYRALRSAFYADRWLVQPGTEWIGRCDQKIAMLVPLQRER, from the coding sequence ATGGACGAACGAATCAAGAAAACCGCCGTCAACGCCGCCGTCATCATCGTGCTCACCCTGCTGTTGTTCCTTGCCGGAACCTGGTGGCGGCTGGAGGCCCAGTTCCAGGCGGGCGAAGCGGCCTTCAGCAAGGGCGATTTCACCGGGGCGCTGGCGGGATACGAATCGGCCATCCATATGTATATCCCCTCCCATCCGACTATCGAGAAGGCAGCCCAAAAGCTCTGGCTCCTGGGAGAAATCGCGGAGCGGCAGGGGGATGTCAACCGTGCCCTGATCGCCTACCGTGCCCTGCGGAGCGCCTTCTATGCCGACCGCTGGCTGGTGCAGCCCGGCACGGAGTGGATCGGGCGCTGCGACCAGAAAATCGCCATGCTGGTGCCGTTGCAGCGGGAGCGGTAA
- a CDS encoding ribonuclease J yields MDTPEPTNSALQIIPLGGLGEIGLNMMAYQHGDDIIIADCGLMFPEPEMLGIDYVIPDIAWLREHSDQVRAICLTHGHEDHIGALPFVLQELNVPVYGTALTLGFVNEKLKEYKLDGVVELVTVKPRDTVELGCFRVEFLRVAHSIVDGCALAITSPEGVVIHTGDFKIDQTPVDGELTDLARLSAYGDQGVLALLSDSTNVEREGYTISEKYVGEAFADIFPKCQGRIIVAAFSSNIHRVQQVADVAIACGRKVLLNGRSMIANVRIARELGYLNIPDDMLLDVRELPYLPPEQVCMVTTGSQGEPMSALTRIALDDHKQIKLERGDTVILSSRFIPGNERTISELVNHLYRRGAEVYHEKVSEVHVSGHASQEELKLMMNVVRPRFFMPVHGEYRHLVKHIQLAQKVGIPEERCILATNGDVVAFYADTAAIIEKVEAGRVFVDGKGVGDVGSVVLKDRKHLSEDGMVVVIIGLNQSSGALIHGPDIVSRGFVFEDESQEYLETARGIVVDALDELNDEMRRDSEAVKTAVRQALRRFFKKTIERRPVILPVIMEM; encoded by the coding sequence ATGGATACCCCAGAACCAACCAATAGCGCCCTTCAGATCATCCCCCTCGGGGGGCTGGGCGAGATCGGCCTGAACATGATGGCCTACCAGCACGGCGACGATATCATCATCGCCGACTGCGGCCTCATGTTTCCCGAACCGGAGATGCTCGGCATCGACTACGTCATCCCCGACATCGCCTGGCTGCGGGAACACAGCGATCAGGTGCGCGCCATCTGCCTGACTCACGGCCACGAGGACCACATCGGGGCGCTGCCCTTCGTGTTGCAGGAGCTGAACGTGCCGGTGTACGGCACGGCCCTGACCCTCGGCTTCGTCAACGAAAAGCTCAAGGAGTACAAGCTGGACGGGGTGGTCGAACTGGTCACGGTCAAGCCGAGGGACACGGTCGAGCTGGGCTGCTTCCGGGTGGAATTCCTGCGGGTGGCCCATTCCATCGTGGACGGGTGCGCCCTGGCCATCACGAGCCCGGAAGGCGTGGTGATCCACACCGGCGACTTCAAGATCGACCAGACCCCGGTGGACGGGGAGCTGACCGACCTGGCCCGGCTTTCCGCCTACGGCGACCAGGGGGTGCTGGCCCTGCTTTCCGATTCCACCAACGTGGAGCGGGAGGGGTACACCATCTCCGAGAAGTACGTGGGCGAGGCCTTTGCCGACATCTTCCCCAAGTGCCAGGGGCGCATCATCGTGGCGGCCTTTTCCAGCAACATCCACCGCGTGCAGCAGGTGGCCGACGTGGCCATCGCCTGCGGCCGCAAGGTCCTCTTGAACGGCCGCTCCATGATCGCCAACGTGCGCATCGCGCGCGAGCTGGGCTACCTGAACATCCCCGACGACATGCTCCTTGATGTGCGCGAACTGCCCTACCTGCCGCCCGAGCAGGTGTGCATGGTCACCACCGGCAGCCAGGGCGAGCCCATGTCGGCCCTGACCCGCATCGCCCTGGACGACCACAAGCAGATCAAGCTGGAGCGGGGCGACACGGTCATCCTCTCCTCGCGCTTCATACCGGGCAACGAGCGGACCATCTCGGAGCTGGTCAATCACCTCTACCGCCGCGGGGCCGAGGTCTACCACGAGAAGGTCTCCGAGGTCCACGTCTCGGGCCACGCCAGCCAGGAAGAGCTCAAGCTGATGATGAACGTGGTCCGGCCGCGTTTCTTCATGCCGGTGCACGGCGAATACCGCCACCTGGTCAAGCATATCCAGCTCGCCCAGAAGGTCGGCATCCCCGAGGAACGCTGCATCCTGGCCACGAACGGCGACGTGGTGGCCTTTTACGCCGACACGGCGGCGATCATCGAAAAGGTGGAGGCGGGGCGGGTCTTCGTGGACGGCAAAGGGGTCGGCGACGTGGGGAGCGTGGTGCTCAAGGATCGCAAACACCTCTCCGAGGACGGCATGGTGGTGGTGATCATCGGCCTCAACCAGTCCAGCGGCGCCCTGATCCACGGGCCGGACATCGTCTCCCGGGGGTTCGTGTTCGAGGACGAGAGCCAGGAGTACCTGGAAACCGCCCGCGGCATCGTGGTCGATGCGCTGGACGAACTGAACGACGAGATGCGCCGGGATTCGGAAGCGGTCAAGACCGCCGTGCGTCAGGCGTTGCGGCGGTTCTTCAAGAAGACTATTGAGCGGAGACCGGTGATTTTGCCGGTGATTATGGAGATGTGA